A region of Faecalibacterium taiwanense DNA encodes the following proteins:
- a CDS encoding sporulation protein YqfD: MEPVSLWAAVEFTACNGSTEALLTAAARAGLHPYGVTALPGGFGGRCAAWQYPRLAALARKHRVRLRIRRKLGLYFCLRPLLRRAGLWAGLAVFVPLLLFAQQFVWYADTSSLTTGQAARACAVLREAGLQPGAAVTEAKLTAGEYALLHSGEFSWASLNFAKGRLVVEAAAARPKPDIAAGTLHGIRAKCSGTVLRTNLTSGTMLVQPGQQVEAGQGLIGTARAERDGTLIFAPAAGTVVAQFEWSDTRTVPLEETVQQYTGACTRAYRVTAFGHTFSLPAAPAPEHAAVILRHFQPEVPLLGLALPCSVEETCRYVQQPETLRRTEAQAAALARLQSLQALYAAWPDAEHIARKEDCTVNGNVLDYTVTYTVAADICG, encoded by the coding sequence ATGGAACCGGTAAGCCTTTGGGCCGCGGTGGAGTTCACCGCATGCAATGGCAGCACCGAAGCCCTGCTTACCGCTGCCGCCCGGGCCGGGCTGCATCCCTACGGGGTAACGGCCCTGCCGGGAGGGTTTGGCGGGCGGTGCGCCGCGTGGCAGTACCCGCGCCTTGCCGCGCTGGCCCGCAAGCACCGGGTGCGGCTGCGCATCCGCCGGAAACTGGGGCTGTATTTCTGCCTGCGCCCCTTGCTGCGCCGGGCCGGGCTTTGGGCGGGGCTGGCGGTGTTTGTGCCGCTGCTGCTCTTTGCACAGCAGTTCGTCTGGTATGCGGACACCTCTTCCCTCACCACCGGACAGGCTGCGCGGGCCTGCGCCGTCCTGCGGGAAGCGGGCCTGCAGCCCGGTGCGGCTGTGACCGAGGCAAAGCTCACCGCCGGGGAGTACGCCCTTTTGCACAGCGGCGAGTTCTCCTGGGCCAGCCTGAATTTTGCCAAAGGGCGGCTGGTGGTGGAAGCCGCCGCGGCCAGGCCCAAGCCGGACATTGCCGCCGGAACGCTGCATGGCATCCGGGCAAAATGCAGCGGCACTGTTCTGCGCACGAACCTTACCAGCGGCACCATGCTGGTGCAGCCGGGCCAGCAGGTGGAAGCCGGGCAGGGCCTCATTGGCACAGCCCGCGCCGAGCGGGACGGCACCCTGATCTTTGCGCCCGCCGCCGGAACGGTGGTTGCGCAGTTTGAGTGGAGCGACACCCGCACCGTGCCCTTGGAAGAGACGGTGCAGCAGTACACCGGCGCGTGCACCCGCGCATACCGGGTGACAGCGTTCGGGCACACCTTCTCCCTGCCCGCCGCGCCTGCGCCGGAACATGCGGCGGTGATCCTCCGGCACTTTCAGCCGGAGGTGCCGCTGCTGGGCCTTGCCCTGCCCTGCTCTGTGGAGGAGACCTGCCGCTATGTGCAGCAGCCGGAAACGCTGCGCCGCACCGAAGCGCAGGCCGCCGCGCTGGCCCGGCTGCAAAGCCTGCAGGCGCTGTACGCCGCATGGCCGGACGCGGAGCACATCGCCCGCAAAGAGGACTGCACCGTGAACGGCAATGTACTGGACTATACCGTTACCTACACCGTGGCAGCGGACATCTGCGGGTGA
- a CDS encoding YabP/YqfC family sporulation protein produces the protein MCAKRKKRLLLQSWLALLFRQPPQGFYHAPAVYLSGGRMEVEHFCRILTYSPDRLCLQMPHGRLTIYGDGLKIVALTASRLTLRGRFVRTDFADD, from the coding sequence ATGTGTGCCAAGCGCAAAAAGCGGCTTTTGCTGCAAAGCTGGCTGGCCCTGCTGTTCCGTCAGCCGCCGCAGGGCTTTTACCACGCCCCTGCCGTCTACCTGAGCGGGGGCCGCATGGAGGTGGAGCACTTTTGCCGCATCCTGACCTACAGCCCTGACCGGCTGTGCCTGCAGATGCCCCATGGCCGGTTGACCATCTACGGCGACGGGCTGAAGATCGTTGCCCTTACCGCCAGCCGCCTGACCCTGCGGGGGCGGTTCGTGCGCACGGACTTTGCGGATGACTAG
- a CDS encoding AAA family ATPase yields the protein MGVSIQDRTDFLNMLDACRTEQQLFSRLTFAVMFHQTDPDAREDLLDDVRGAACSMQLPAVNYKIDQWLNTCKQAWQADPAAFMAAVNADAKQRKLALEGSAAQPGLLADVPMQSVAWLVPQLLPLGEVSLLGADGGTGKGIWQAQLIAYVTAGKTSGFFPLPPQQTGKVLLLAGEDDPGKVLKARLLAAGADMNRVLVLTADDYFGKTGQPLTLKDQALADFAAKAGPLLLIVDPLQSFLPADVEMASRNQMRGALLPLRAIAAKQGCAVLIVMHSNKKQGVSGRARLADSSDIWDMARSVLMMGRAKNDGKIYLSHEKNSYARPQQTVLLHIDDVEVEGVKTARAVFDGYTDKKDADFIEERRVRTAETRQDTRSAILNVLSESRLGSMANPQLKSAVLQEIKCSEATYKRSYAELVRDGDIAKYQLCQKDGARGWFTRLAYRGETHDTVRNI from the coding sequence TTGGGAGTATCCATTCAGGACCGCACAGACTTTCTGAACATGCTGGATGCCTGCAGGACCGAGCAGCAGCTGTTCAGCCGCCTGACCTTTGCGGTAATGTTCCACCAGACCGACCCGGATGCACGGGAAGACCTGCTGGACGACGTGCGCGGCGCAGCCTGCAGCATGCAGCTGCCCGCCGTCAATTACAAGATCGATCAATGGCTCAACACCTGCAAGCAGGCGTGGCAGGCCGACCCCGCAGCCTTTATGGCAGCCGTGAACGCGGACGCAAAGCAGCGCAAGCTTGCGCTGGAGGGCAGCGCGGCGCAGCCCGGCCTGCTGGCCGATGTGCCCATGCAGAGCGTGGCGTGGCTGGTGCCGCAGCTGCTGCCGCTGGGCGAAGTGTCGCTGCTGGGTGCCGACGGCGGCACCGGCAAGGGCATCTGGCAGGCACAGCTCATTGCCTATGTGACGGCGGGCAAGACCTCCGGCTTTTTTCCGCTGCCGCCGCAGCAGACCGGCAAGGTGCTGCTGCTTGCGGGCGAGGACGACCCCGGCAAGGTGCTCAAGGCCCGTCTGCTGGCGGCCGGGGCCGACATGAACCGGGTGCTGGTGCTGACCGCCGACGACTACTTTGGCAAGACCGGCCAGCCCCTTACCCTCAAGGATCAGGCACTGGCGGATTTTGCCGCCAAGGCCGGGCCGCTGCTGCTCATCGTGGACCCGCTGCAGAGCTTTCTGCCCGCCGATGTGGAGATGGCAAGCCGCAACCAGATGCGCGGTGCCCTACTGCCGCTGCGCGCCATTGCCGCAAAGCAGGGCTGCGCGGTGCTCATCGTGATGCACTCCAACAAAAAGCAGGGCGTTTCCGGCCGCGCACGTCTGGCCGACAGCTCGGATATCTGGGACATGGCCCGCAGCGTGCTGATGATGGGCCGCGCCAAGAACGACGGCAAAATTTATCTCAGCCACGAGAAAAACAGCTACGCCCGCCCCCAGCAGACGGTGCTGCTGCACATCGACGATGTGGAGGTGGAGGGCGTAAAGACCGCGCGGGCCGTGTTTGACGGCTACACCGACAAGAAGGATGCCGACTTCATTGAGGAGCGGCGGGTGCGCACAGCGGAGACCCGGCAGGACACCCGCAGCGCCATCCTGAACGTTCTGTCCGAGAGCCGCCTTGGGTCGATGGCAAATCCTCAACTCAAAAGTGCTGTACTTCAGGAGATCAAGTGCAGTGAAGCCACTTACAAACGCTCGTATGCTGAGCTTGTACGGGATGGCGACATTGCAAAATATCAGCTGTGCCAAAAGGACGGCGCGCGAGGGTGGTTTACCCGGCTGGCCTACCGTGGAGAAACACATGATACAGTGAGAAATATATAA
- a CDS encoding AbrB/MazE/SpoVT family DNA-binding domain-containing protein, with amino-acid sequence MLTELRTKSQITIPKDIVMKMGLREGDKLEIVEKDGVIELMPVAVYPKKYLDELRSEINEAKAKIAAGEQPVFDTVDALFEALDGADE; translated from the coding sequence ATGCTGACGGAATTGAGGACAAAATCCCAAATCACCATTCCAAAGGATATTGTAATGAAGATGGGCCTGCGGGAGGGCGACAAGCTGGAGATCGTGGAGAAGGATGGCGTGATCGAGCTGATGCCGGTAGCCGTTTACCCCAAAAAGTATCTGGACGAGCTGCGCAGCGAGATCAACGAAGCAAAGGCCAAAATTGCGGCAGGGGAGCAGCCGGTGTTCGACACTGTGGACGCACTGTTTGAAGCGCTGGACGGTGCGGACGAATGA
- a CDS encoding type II toxin-antitoxin system mRNA interferase toxin, RelE/StbE family: MNYKITYTKRFIKNLKRLNAAERAQLKKKLEILEMDPLYPSLRTKRIQGTVDLFEFSVNMDVRVIWQYDGDTIILLLDIGHHDILNQF, encoded by the coding sequence ATGAATTACAAGATCACCTACACCAAACGATTCATAAAGAACCTGAAGCGTTTGAACGCAGCGGAGCGGGCGCAGCTGAAAAAGAAGCTGGAAATTCTGGAAATGGACCCGCTGTATCCGTCGCTGCGCACAAAGCGTATTCAAGGCACGGTAGACTTGTTCGAGTTCAGCGTAAACATGGATGTGCGGGTTATCTGGCAGTACGACGGTGATACGATCATTCTGCTGTTGGACATCGGACACCATGATATTCTGAATCAATTTTAA
- a CDS encoding heavy metal translocating P-type ATPase, producing MEQYNVTGMSCAACSARVEKAVSKVPGVASCSVSLLTNSMGVEGTASSAEIIKAVQDAGYGASPKRAGAAAASSTSADLDALADHETPKLKRRLIASLGFLLVLMYFSMGHMMWGWPLPRWFDGNHIAMGLVQLLLAGIVMVINQKFFINGFKGLLHGSPNMDTLVAMGSMASFVWSTYALFAMTRAQVDGNSELVMHYMMEFYFESAAMILTLITVGKMLEARSKGKTTDALKSLMKLAPKTATLLRDGAEVTVPIEQVQKEDIFVVRPGENIPVDGIVLEGTSAVNESALTGESIPVDKAAGDKVSAATTNQSGFLQCRATRVGEDTTLAQIIRMVSDAAATKAPIAKIADTVSGFFVPAVITIAVVTTIVWLLLGRELGYALARGISVLVISCPCALGLATPVAIMVGNGLGAKNGILFKTAASLEAAGRTQIVALDKTGTITSGEPKVTDILPAEGVSETELLTLAAALERKSEHPLAKAVLACTDAQKLTAPEVSGFAALPGNGLAAKLDDVEIFGGNASFIGTKVTVPAQLQEKAAALSAQGKTPLFFGGAGRLLGIIAVADTIKEDSPRAIRELQAMGIRVVMLTGDNQRTADAIGRQAGVDEVIAGVLPDGKEAVIRQLQASGKVAMVGDGINDAPALTRADTGIAIGAGTDVAIDAADVVLMNSKLSDVPAAIRLSRAALRNIHENLFWAFIYNIIGIPLAAGVFIPFGLTLNPMFGAAAMSLSSFCVVSNALRLNLFDVHSTKHDRAAKNAASLPAVSAQPAAVANKESTKEDTAMKKTLKVEGMMCGHCEARVKKALEALPEVDEAVVSHEAGTAIVTLNAEVADDVLKKAVEDQDYPVTGIQ from the coding sequence ATGGAACAATACAACGTTACCGGCATGAGCTGCGCAGCCTGCTCCGCCCGGGTGGAGAAGGCCGTGAGCAAGGTGCCCGGCGTTGCCAGCTGCTCGGTGAGCCTGCTGACCAACTCCATGGGCGTGGAGGGCACCGCCAGCTCTGCCGAGATCATCAAGGCCGTGCAGGATGCAGGCTACGGTGCCAGCCCCAAGCGTGCGGGCGCGGCGGCTGCCAGCTCCACCAGCGCCGACCTTGACGCGCTGGCCGACCACGAGACCCCCAAGCTCAAGCGGCGGCTCATTGCGTCGCTGGGCTTTCTGCTGGTGCTGATGTACTTCTCCATGGGCCACATGATGTGGGGCTGGCCCCTGCCCCGCTGGTTCGACGGCAACCACATCGCCATGGGCCTTGTGCAGCTGCTGCTGGCGGGCATCGTCATGGTCATCAACCAGAAGTTCTTCATCAACGGCTTCAAGGGGCTCCTCCACGGCTCGCCCAACATGGACACGCTGGTGGCCATGGGTTCCATGGCTAGCTTTGTGTGGAGCACCTACGCCCTGTTCGCCATGACCCGCGCGCAGGTGGACGGCAACAGCGAGCTGGTCATGCATTATATGATGGAGTTCTACTTTGAGTCCGCCGCCATGATCTTGACCCTCATCACGGTGGGCAAGATGCTGGAGGCCCGCTCCAAGGGCAAGACCACCGACGCGCTCAAGAGCCTGATGAAGCTTGCCCCCAAGACCGCCACCCTGCTGCGGGACGGTGCCGAAGTGACCGTGCCCATCGAGCAGGTGCAGAAGGAGGACATCTTTGTGGTGCGCCCGGGCGAGAACATCCCCGTGGACGGCATCGTGCTGGAAGGCACCAGCGCCGTGAACGAGAGCGCCCTGACCGGCGAGAGCATCCCCGTGGACAAGGCTGCGGGCGATAAGGTGAGCGCTGCCACCACCAACCAGTCCGGTTTCCTGCAGTGCCGGGCCACCCGCGTGGGCGAGGACACCACCCTTGCCCAGATCATCCGGATGGTCAGCGATGCCGCCGCCACCAAGGCTCCCATTGCAAAAATCGCCGATACGGTGTCCGGTTTCTTCGTGCCTGCGGTCATTACCATTGCGGTGGTCACCACCATCGTGTGGCTGCTGCTGGGCCGGGAGCTGGGCTATGCGCTGGCCCGCGGCATCTCCGTGCTGGTCATCAGCTGCCCCTGTGCGCTGGGTCTGGCAACGCCGGTGGCCATCATGGTGGGCAACGGGCTGGGTGCAAAGAACGGCATCCTGTTCAAGACCGCCGCTTCGCTGGAAGCTGCAGGCCGCACCCAGATCGTGGCGCTGGACAAGACCGGCACCATCACCAGCGGTGAACCAAAAGTGACCGACATTCTGCCCGCCGAGGGCGTTTCCGAGACGGAGCTGCTCACCCTTGCCGCCGCACTGGAGCGCAAGAGCGAGCACCCGCTGGCAAAGGCCGTGCTGGCCTGCACCGACGCGCAGAAGCTCACCGCCCCCGAGGTATCCGGCTTTGCCGCCCTGCCGGGCAACGGTCTGGCCGCAAAGCTGGACGACGTGGAGATCTTTGGCGGCAATGCGTCCTTTATCGGCACCAAAGTCACCGTGCCCGCACAGCTGCAGGAGAAGGCCGCAGCCCTTTCCGCACAGGGCAAAACGCCCCTGTTCTTCGGCGGAGCAGGCCGTCTGCTGGGCATCATCGCGGTGGCCGATACCATCAAGGAGGACAGCCCCCGCGCCATCCGGGAGCTGCAGGCCATGGGCATCCGCGTGGTGATGCTCACCGGTGACAACCAGCGCACTGCCGATGCCATTGGCAGGCAGGCCGGTGTGGACGAGGTGATCGCAGGTGTGCTGCCCGACGGCAAGGAAGCGGTCATCCGCCAGCTGCAGGCATCCGGCAAGGTGGCCATGGTGGGCGATGGCATCAACGATGCCCCGGCCCTGACCCGTGCCGACACCGGCATCGCCATCGGCGCAGGCACCGACGTTGCCATCGACGCGGCGGACGTGGTGCTGATGAACTCCAAGCTGTCGGACGTGCCCGCCGCCATCCGCCTGAGCCGCGCTGCCCTGCGCAACATCCACGAAAACCTGTTCTGGGCGTTCATCTACAACATCATCGGCATCCCGCTGGCCGCAGGCGTGTTCATCCCCTTCGGCCTGACGCTGAACCCCATGTTCGGTGCTGCTGCCATGAGCCTTTCCAGCTTCTGCGTGGTAAGCAACGCCCTGCGCCTGAACCTGTTCGACGTGCACAGCACAAAGCACGATCGTGCGGCAAAAAATGCTGCTTCCCTGCCCGCTGTCTCCGCACAGCCCGCAGCGGTTGCAAATAAAGAGAGTACCAAGGAGGACACTGCTATGAAAAAGACCCTGAAGGTGGAAGGCATGATGTGCGGCCACTGCGAAGCCCGCGTGAAGAAGGCTCTGGAAGCCCTGCCCGAGGTGGACGAGGCCGTGGTGAGCCACGAGGCCGGCACCGCCATCGTCACCCTGAACGCCGAGGTCGCCGACGACGTGCTGAAGAAGGCCGTTGAGGATCAGGACTATCCTGTGACCGGCATCCAGTAA
- a CDS encoding metal-sensing transcriptional repressor, whose translation MDNEKKPCCCCGTPAQSEAATAPAVDASAVPTESVTPSCCRHKDRTPEEHKALLNRLSRIEGQVRGIRGMLEKDAYCVDILVQVAAANSALNSFSKELLAQHISTCVADDLRAGSEAKLDELVNLLPKLMK comes from the coding sequence ATGGACAACGAGAAAAAGCCCTGCTGCTGTTGCGGCACGCCCGCCCAGTCCGAAGCTGCCACGGCTCCGGCCGTTGACGCATCCGCTGTGCCCACCGAAAGCGTCACCCCCTCCTGCTGCCGCCACAAAGACCGCACCCCGGAGGAGCACAAGGCCCTGCTGAACCGGCTCAGCCGCATCGAGGGGCAGGTGCGCGGCATCCGCGGCATGCTGGAAAAAGATGCCTACTGCGTGGACATCCTTGTGCAGGTGGCGGCGGCGAACTCGGCACTGAACAGCTTTTCCAAAGAGCTGCTGGCCCAGCACATCTCCACCTGCGTGGCGGACGACCTGCGCGCGGGCAGCGAGGCAAAGCTGGACGAGCTGGTGAATCTGCTGCCCAAGCTCATGAAATAA
- a CDS encoding esterase family protein, with the protein MIQGTYYKEWSSVLNREMEFKVYGSAGVPVLALPARGGRFYDWENNGMPDAIAPLLNEGKVQLFCADSIDGEAVLNGDIPVRRRAEMEEKYFVYLTAELAPRVLALNGAAKDAKLWCVGIDLGAVHAVNCRLRRPKLFAGAIGLSGIYDLARFWGSEADDLVLRCSPLQYLAENGIADKLALAKAEENSLMLCAGQGAYEDDAKADTQALADVLAAQGLPAHLEVWGGDVSHEWYWWGKMLGLFVPRILEK; encoded by the coding sequence ATGATCCAGGGTACCTATTACAAAGAGTGGAGCAGCGTGCTGAACCGCGAGATGGAGTTCAAGGTATACGGCAGCGCCGGTGTGCCGGTGCTGGCCCTGCCTGCCCGCGGCGGCCGCTTTTATGATTGGGAGAACAACGGCATGCCCGATGCCATTGCCCCGCTGCTGAACGAGGGCAAGGTGCAGCTGTTCTGCGCCGACAGCATTGACGGCGAGGCCGTACTGAACGGCGACATCCCGGTGCGCCGCCGCGCCGAGATGGAGGAAAAGTACTTCGTCTACCTTACCGCCGAGCTGGCTCCCCGGGTGCTGGCCCTGAACGGTGCCGCAAAGGATGCCAAGCTGTGGTGTGTGGGCATCGACCTTGGCGCTGTGCACGCCGTCAACTGCCGCCTGCGCCGTCCCAAGCTCTTTGCCGGTGCCATCGGCCTTTCCGGCATCTACGATCTGGCCCGCTTCTGGGGCAGTGAAGCCGACGATCTGGTGCTGCGCTGCTCTCCCCTGCAGTATCTGGCCGAGAACGGCATCGCCGACAAGCTGGCTCTGGCCAAGGCCGAGGAGAACAGCCTGATGCTCTGCGCCGGTCAGGGTGCCTATGAGGACGATGCCAAAGCCGACACGCAGGCGCTGGCCGATGTGCTGGCCGCACAAGGCCTGCCCGCCCACCTCGAGGTCTGGGGCGGCGATGTCTCCCACGAGTGGTACTGGTGGGGCAAGATGCTGGGCCTGTTTGTGCCGCGGATTCTGGAGAAGTAA
- a CDS encoding DUF4250 domain-containing protein, with amino-acid sequence MALPNDPIMLLSVVNLKLRDFYKNLDALCEDMDADKADLCAKLKAVGYEYDAQRNQFV; translated from the coding sequence ATGGCTCTGCCCAACGATCCCATCATGCTGCTGAGCGTGGTGAACCTGAAGCTGCGTGATTTTTACAAAAACCTCGATGCTCTGTGCGAAGACATGGATGCCGACAAGGCAGATCTTTGCGCAAAGCTCAAAGCTGTGGGCTACGAGTACGATGCCCAGCGCAACCAGTTCGTGTGA
- the rpmB gene encoding 50S ribosomal protein L28: protein MAKCECCGKGVAFGIKVSHSHRRSNRTWKPNVRRVKAVVEGSPKYVYACSRCLRAGKVTRAV, encoded by the coding sequence ATGGCTAAATGTGAATGCTGCGGCAAGGGTGTTGCCTTTGGTATCAAGGTTTCTCACTCTCATCGTCGTTCCAACCGTACCTGGAAGCCGAATGTCCGTCGTGTCAAGGCGGTCGTTGAGGGTTCTCCCAAGTACGTCTACGCATGCTCCCGTTGCCTGCGCGCTGGCAAAGTTACCCGCGCTGTCTAA
- a CDS encoding ScpA family protein, protein MAEELTFHLEDFDGPLELLLALVAKHKMDLHNIPILELIDQYTATVARADPDPEAASAFIEMAARLVEMKSYLLLPRSEEGERMKQEFTGQLIEYDQCRRMAALLRQKAEAAPVFVRPPMEMEFDNTYDLHHAPQVLADYWAVLSGRTKLRREPTQQQFEPLVTAPMVSVTSRVVYILRHLISGTAAKMSQLFSRQQTRSTNVATFLALLELVRGGRVKLDDEGRLTMQRGRIQRDKEKE, encoded by the coding sequence GTGGCAGAAGAACTGACCTTCCATCTGGAAGATTTTGACGGCCCGCTGGAATTATTGCTGGCGCTTGTGGCCAAACATAAGATGGACCTGCACAACATCCCCATTCTGGAGCTGATCGACCAGTACACCGCCACGGTGGCGCGGGCCGACCCGGACCCGGAAGCCGCCAGCGCCTTCATCGAGATGGCCGCGCGGCTGGTGGAGATGAAAAGCTACCTGCTTTTGCCCCGCAGCGAAGAGGGCGAGCGCATGAAGCAGGAGTTCACCGGCCAGCTGATCGAGTACGACCAGTGCCGCCGCATGGCTGCGCTTTTGCGCCAAAAGGCCGAAGCTGCGCCGGTTTTTGTGCGTCCGCCCATGGAGATGGAGTTCGATAACACCTACGACCTGCACCATGCGCCGCAGGTGCTGGCGGATTACTGGGCCGTTCTTTCCGGCCGCACCAAGCTGCGCCGGGAGCCTACCCAGCAGCAGTTCGAGCCGCTGGTCACAGCGCCCATGGTGTCGGTGACGAGCCGGGTGGTGTACATTCTGCGGCACCTGATCAGCGGCACAGCGGCAAAAATGAGCCAGCTGTTCAGCCGCCAGCAGACCCGCAGCACCAACGTGGCCACCTTTCTGGCCTTGCTGGAGCTGGTGCGCGGTGGCCGTGTAAAGCTGGACGACGAGGGCCGGCTGACCATGCAGCGGGGCCGCATCCAACGTGATAAGGAGAAGGAATGA
- the scpB gene encoding SMC-Scp complex subunit ScpB: protein MNQKQIRAAVEAMLFASGDPIGADKLAQAVQLPQLSVEAALEALRERYAREDSGLCLLHLNTRWQLATKTEWADCIRRLLDSRRAVPLGPAAMETLTVIAYNQPVSRAFIEQVRGVDSSSSVSGLLEKGLIEEAGRLDLPGRPVSFRTTDTFLRVFGLSSLADLPPVHGQETETNASPTESEG from the coding sequence ATGAACCAGAAACAGATCCGTGCAGCCGTGGAAGCCATGCTGTTTGCCAGCGGCGACCCCATTGGTGCCGACAAGCTGGCCCAGGCGGTGCAGCTGCCGCAGCTCAGCGTGGAAGCCGCGCTGGAAGCCCTGCGGGAGCGCTACGCCCGGGAGGACAGCGGCCTGTGCCTGCTGCACCTGAACACCCGCTGGCAGCTTGCCACCAAGACCGAGTGGGCCGACTGCATCCGCCGCCTGCTGGACAGCCGCCGCGCAGTGCCCCTTGGCCCCGCCGCCATGGAGACCCTGACCGTGATCGCCTACAACCAGCCGGTGTCCCGCGCCTTCATCGAGCAGGTGCGCGGCGTGGATTCCTCGTCCAGCGTGTCGGGCCTGCTGGAAAAGGGCCTCATTGAGGAAGCCGGACGCCTTGACCTGCCGGGCAGGCCGGTGAGCTTCCGCACCACCGACACCTTTTTGCGGGTGTTCGGCCTTTCTTCTCTGGCCGACCTGCCGCCGGTGCACGGACAGGAGACAGAAACGAACGCATCACCGACAGAAAGTGAGGGGTAA
- the ytfJ gene encoding GerW family sporulation protein — translation MAEHPIQGLMNVTMEKIHQMVDSNTIIGKPIITEDGTTILPVSKVSFGFASGGTDFDGKNAANKDLFGGGSGAGVNIQPVAFLVVKDGCVRTIQLSDNADTINRALTMLPELVDKVAALIKKDEKKEEPAAPAEQ, via the coding sequence ATGGCTGAGCATCCCATTCAGGGCCTGATGAACGTTACCATGGAGAAGATCCACCAGATGGTGGACTCCAACACCATCATTGGCAAGCCCATCATCACCGAGGACGGCACCACCATCCTGCCGGTTTCCAAGGTGAGCTTTGGCTTTGCCTCCGGCGGCACCGACTTTGACGGCAAGAACGCCGCCAACAAGGACCTGTTCGGCGGCGGCTCCGGTGCGGGTGTGAACATCCAGCCGGTGGCCTTCCTCGTGGTAAAGGACGGCTGCGTGCGCACCATCCAGCTGTCGGACAACGCCGACACCATCAACCGTGCCCTGACCATGCTGCCGGAGCTGGTGGACAAGGTTGCCGCCCTCATCAAGAAGGACGAAAAGAAGGAAGAGCCTGCTGCTCCTGCTGAGCAGTAA
- a CDS encoding pseudouridine synthase, translating to MAEERIQKIMAEQGLCSRRAAEQIIAEGRVKVNGHPVKVGDKMDPNRDVLHVDDERIYIRKDQQMYYLALYKPRGYVTTASDELGRKTVMELVSDIPARLYPVGRLDKDSEGLLLMTNDGAFAQAVTHPSGGISKLYRVTVQPRADESQILKLSSGVVLDDGTKTMPCAINVVTDEPGRTVMEMTLKEGKNREIRRMCETVGLEVVRLKRNAEGVVKLGMLKPGTYRELTKAEINGLRAAAAKGRAQTRSAAVQSKAAERRPRGPVGKGTAPKSGSKPIYLYKRKESTCTAGAFFIVKCYFL from the coding sequence ATGGCAGAAGAACGTATTCAAAAGATCATGGCTGAACAGGGTCTGTGCTCCCGCCGTGCGGCTGAACAGATCATTGCCGAGGGCCGCGTGAAGGTCAACGGCCACCCCGTCAAGGTGGGCGACAAGATGGACCCCAACCGCGACGTGCTGCACGTGGACGACGAGCGCATCTATATCCGTAAGGATCAGCAGATGTACTATCTGGCCCTGTACAAGCCCCGCGGCTATGTGACCACCGCCAGCGACGAGCTGGGCCGCAAGACCGTGATGGAGCTGGTGAGCGATATCCCCGCCCGCCTGTACCCGGTGGGCCGTCTGGATAAGGACAGCGAGGGCCTGCTGCTCATGACCAACGACGGCGCGTTTGCGCAGGCCGTCACCCATCCGTCGGGCGGCATCTCCAAGCTGTACCGCGTCACCGTGCAGCCCCGCGCCGATGAAAGCCAGATCCTGAAGCTGAGCAGCGGCGTTGTGCTGGACGACGGCACCAAGACCATGCCCTGCGCCATCAATGTTGTCACCGACGAGCCGGGCCGCACCGTGATGGAAATGACCCTGAAAGAGGGCAAAAACCGCGAGATCCGCCGCATGTGCGAGACCGTGGGCCTTGAGGTGGTGCGCCTGAAGCGCAACGCCGAGGGCGTGGTAAAGCTGGGAATGCTCAAGCCCGGCACCTACCGTGAGCTGACCAAGGCAGAGATCAACGGTCTGCGTGCCGCTGCCGCCAAGGGCCGCGCCCAGACCCGCAGCGCCGCAGTGCAGTCCAAGGCTGCCGAGCGCCGCCCCCGCGGCCCGGTGGGCAAGGGTACTGCCCCAAAAAGCGGAAGTAAGCCTATATACCTATATAAACGAAAAGAAAGCACCTGTACAGCGGGTGCTTTCTTTATTGTAAAATGTTATTTTTTATGA